One window from the genome of Bufo bufo chromosome 4, aBufBuf1.1, whole genome shotgun sequence encodes:
- the LOC120999359 gene encoding ankyrin repeat domain-containing protein 9-like, whose product MKDIQLDYIQPSNIFHLAIKNHEPVWKLESLRAQVYFDWEVDPEDRRYSPSSGLFYAVIHNNIQYARYLLSHFPKDSIKVPGFKRDQCPRYAFHLGLAITYNRQKILSMIIETCQKDPVLQSYINLEIFFYPMEGKTPLHLACELLRSDLVLTLLCHGAASRADDLGRTPMDVILTHLWSSKDNMNPKIQCLDYLLLFTLPGRLQMSRTLQENREYWRTLLGDDIYDFLLGIRLAPLGLMSMKKVLQQLPPSEFQISIQQLPIPQSMKNRFTLGY is encoded by the coding sequence ATGAAGGACATCCAGTTGGACTACATCCAACCATCGAACATTTTTCATTTGGCTATCAAGAACCATGAGCCTGTGTGGAAGCTGGAGAGCCTGAGAGCTCAAGTCTATTTTGACTGGGAAGTTGACCCTGAAGACCGGAGATACTCACCCTCCAGTGGCCTTTTCTATGCTGTGATTCACAACAATATCCAGTATGCTCGATACCTTTTGTCGCACTTCCCTAAGGATTCCATCAAAGTTCCAGGATTTAAACGTGACCAGTGTCCACGTTATGCATTTCATCTGGGTTTGGCCATCACCTACAACCGCCAGAAAATCCTATCCATGATTATTGAGACGTGTCAAAAAGATCCTGTTCTCCAATCCTACATAAACTTAGAGATTTTCTTCTATCCGATGGAAGGGAAGACTCCTCTTCATCTGGCCTGTGAACTTCTCAGATCAGATCTTGTCTTAACTTTGCTATGCCACGGTGCTGCATCCAGAGCTGATGACCTGGGACGGACGCCGATGGATGTCATATTGACCCATCTTTGGAGCTCAAAGGACAACATGAACCCGAAGATCCAGTGTTTAGATTACCTCCTGCTCTTCACACTGCCCGGAAGATTACAAATGAGCAGAACTTTGCAGGAGAATAGGGAATACTGGCGGACGTTACTGGGAGATGACATTTACGATTTCTTGTTGGGGATAAGGCTAGCTCCTTTAGGTTTGATGTCCATGAAGAAGGTTCTTCAGCAATTACCGCCATCAGAATTTCAGATATCTATTCAACAACTTCCCATCCCTCAAAGCATGAAGAACAGGTTCACCCTTGGATATTAG